One Mycobacterium paraseoulense genomic window, GGCCAGGGCGGCCAGCGTGTCGGTCGAGGCGAAGTCGCGGTGCAGCGCGGTGATGAGCAACACCGGCCCGCGGTCCGTGCGCAGGTCGCGCACCAGCTGCAGCAGCGGCGTGCCGGGTGGGTGGCTCACGGCGACGCTGGCGGTCAGGTCCTCGGTGCCGGCGACGTGGCGCAACACCACCCGGGCGCCGGTCCGGTGCGCGATCTGCAAGAGCGGGATGGCGAACGGGTCGACCTCCCAACCGACGTCGACGCTGCCCACCCGCTCGCCGTCGACCACCAGATCGGCGTGTTCGAGGCCCTGTGCCGGCGTCGCGGACGACCCTTGCGCCCGGACCCACCGCAGCCGGGCGCCGGTGGCCGGCAGCTCGTCGGGGTCGGGTTCGGGCGCCTCCTCGCCGTGCAGCAGCGCGTCGGCGACCTCGTAGACGCGGTCCTCGTCCCACCCGGGTACGTCGCCGCGGGCGTGCAGCACGGCGCGGTTGTCGCCACGCAGTGCCGCGCCGTCGACGACGACCACCTTGACCCGGTCCAGCCGCCGCAGCGCACCCGGGTCCAGGAACAGCTGCCCGGCGTTGGCGAGGCCGCGGCCCAGCACGGCCGCGAACGTCTGCCGGCCCACGTGCGCCGCCCGCGGCACACCGGCCAGCAGCGCGCCGGCCGCGGCCTCGGTGCCGCCGCCGGCCAGCAGCGCACCCCCAGCGGCCACCAGCGACGCGTTGGCGGCCTGGTCCGCGTACTCCTCGACCGGCCCGGCCATCGAACCCTTCGCGGTGTCGATGGCGGCGTCGATGGCCCCGCCCACCACCACGTGGGAAGCCTCTCCCGCGGCGGCGGCCGCCGAATTATGGCGGGGCGCCTGCGATTTGGGTCCGGCCGACGAGATCACCGGAACCACCGGCGCCTGCGGCCGGTTGGGCGAGGCCAGCTCCGGTTCGCGGTCGCGCCAGCGCTGACGGTGCGCGGTGGCCTCGGAGACCTGCAGGCTTCGTTGCGCCAGATCCAGCAGCGGCGTGCCGACCGCTTGTGTGAGGCCGTTGGCCAGCGCCGTCGACGCGCTGAGGGCGATGTCGGTGCCGACGCGGCCCAGTCGCGATTCCAGCACGGCGACAATCCGCGGCTGGTGATTCAGCAGCGCGGCGGCCGCGCGTGCGCTACGCGGAGCGACGGGGAGCCTGCCCAGCCAGCCGGTCACCGCGGCGCCGATGGCCGCCACGTCCATGGCCGCGGCGCTGGCCGGCACCAGGATCGCCAACGGGTTTCCGGGGTCGGCGAACGGCGCCGTGCGAGGCGAATCTTTGGCGGCGACCAGCGTCAGGTCCGCGGCCACGCTGCAGACCGTGTCCCGGACCCGGTCCAGCACGGCATCGTTGTCGTCGTTCTCGAATTCGACCACCAACCGGCCGAGGGCGCCCTCGACGTGGGCCGAGGCCACCCCGGGAATCCGGCGGACCGGCTCCTCCACCGCGGGCGCGTGCTCGTGCCAGCCCGGGAACGGCAGCAGCGGATCCAGGTCCAGGTGCAGGCGCCGCCCGCTCTGCCACCGGATCGGCGGGGTGACGCTGGGCCCTGAACCGTTGGCGGAAGCGGTCAATCCGATTGCCCGGCCGGTCGTTTGGGCCATCGACTGCATCACCGGGACGGCCAGCTCGGTGACCGGATTGGTCAACGTCTGCACAGCGTCCGCCGCCCCGGCCGCCGTGGACAGGCCCGCTCGCACCACCTGCGCGGCTCCGTCGGTCATGCCGGCGACGACGCTGGCAACGCCCGGAATCCTCACTCAGTCACCCTTCGACTACCTCTACCGCGCTAATGATCCTGGGGGGCAGGGAACCTGTCCACCGTTGCGATCGTGGACTCCTGCGACGGCACCGGCGACTCCGGCGGTCGGGCCTTCCTTGGGTAACCGGAGGTGCGGTCGCTGCCCCTGCGGACAGGTTACCGGCTGGAGGGAAAACCGAACTTGCCGAACAGGCCGGGGTCCAGGAAGACCGTGACGGTGGCGACCCCGTTGGCACCCGTGGTGAGGACGTGGATGGAGTGGGCCCGCATCGTCCCGTCGGCGGCCCGGCGGTACTCGGCGACCGCCGGTTGCGCGTTCGCGGACGTCGGGATCATCGCGATGTCACCCGGCTCGGCGAACGCGCGCACGGACAGGAACCGCAGGACCGGGTCGCGGCCGGTGAACCAGATAGGGAGCGGCGGCATTTCGAGTTTCACGTCCGCTTGCAGCAGCGCCGTGAGGGCGGCCATATCCGCGTTTTCGAATGCCGCGCAGTAGCGGTCGAGCAGTTCACGGCGCGCGGCGTCGTCGGGCTCGGACAGTTCGTCCTCGGCGGGGGAGACCTCGGCGAGCCGCGCCCGCGCGCGCTGCAGTGAGCTGTTGACCGCGGCCGGCGTCGTCTCGAGCAGCTCGGCCACCTCCGCGGCGCTGAACTGGACCACGTCGCGCAGGATGAGCACCGCTCGCTGGCGGGCGGGTAGCTCCTGCATGGCGGTCATCACGGCGAGCCGCAGGCTCTGCCGCGCGGTGACGTCGTCCTCCGGCGTCGGCATCAGCGAGTCGGGGAGGGGCTCCAGCCACTCGTGCGCACCGCCGACCGCGTCGAGGCTGGCATCCGGGTCGACCGAGCCGTCGCCGAGCCCGGCCGGCAGGACTCGGCGGCCCCGGTTCTGCAGGGCCCGCAGGCACGCGGTGGTCGCGATGCGGTAGAGCCACGTCCGCAATGCCGCGCGTTCCTCGAACTGCTGATAGCCGCGCCAGCCGTTGAGGTAGGTCTCCTGGACGAGGTCCTCGGCGTCGTGCACCGACCCGAGCATGCGGTAACAGTGCGCGATCAGCTCGGCGCGAAACGGCGCCGCCTGCGCGATGAAATCCTCCCTCGCCGGCATGGCTTCTCCTGTCTCGGCTGCGACCGAACGCTACTCCAATACAGAGACGGCGGGCCGGGGAAATTCATCGGCCCGCGAGCGATGAATCCGCGCACCGCGACGCATCTCAATTGGTGAACGCACATTCCAGCGAGAGCGAGGACGAACATGAACCAGCCCAACGGCACGGCCGGCCTGGCCGGCACCACGGCGATCGTCACCGGGGCGAGCCGCGGATTCGGCCGCGCGATCGCCGGCGCCCTGGCGGGGGCCGGCGCCCAGGTGGTCGGAGTCGCGCGCACCCGATCCGGCCTCGACGACGCGCGGGACGAGCTGGGCGACGCCTTCGTCCCCGTGGCCGCCGACGCCGCCGACCCCGTGACAGCGCAGCGGCTCATCGACGAATACCGGCCGCAGACCCTGGTATTGAGCGCCGGTGCGGCGCCCCACATGAGCCCGCTGCAGGAGCAGAGCTGGGACAGCTTCAGCCAGAACTGGAATGTGGATGTGGCACAGGCCTTTCACTGGTCCCGCCACGCGCTGCGACGTCCGCTGGCGCCGGGCAGCTCGGTGATCGTGATGTCCAGCGGCGCCGCCGTGGCGGGGTCGCCGCTCAGTGGTGGCTACGCGGGGGCGAAGGCGGCGGTCAGGTTCATCGCCAGCTACGCGGCCGTCGAATCGCAGCGGGCCGGGCTCGGGATCCGCTTCGTGTCCGTCCTGCCGCGGTTGACGCCGGCCACCGACCTCGGCGCGCGGGCCGTCGCGGCGTATGCCGAACGGCAAGGGGTCGACGTCGGGGCGTTCGTGCGGGCGAGCGGGCCCGCGCTCAGCCCGGAACAGGTGGGCCGCGCGGTCCTGGCGATCGCCGAGGGTGAGCCCGACGGTGGCGACGCCTACCTGCTCACCTCGACGGGGCTGTCGGCGGTGGCCTGAAGTCAGCGAAATCGCAAGGAGGACAACGCCATGAAGACACCACCCATCGTGTCGGCCCGGGACTGGGTCGCCGCGCGCGAACGGCTGCTGGTGAAGGAGAAGGAGGTGATGCGGGCCCACGACGCGCTCGCGGCAGCGCGGCGCCGGATGCCCTGGCTGGCCGTCGACAAGGCGTACGCGTTCGAGGGCCCCGAGGGCAGGGTGAACCTGCCGGAGCTGTTCGCGGGCCGGCGTCAGCTCGTCGTGTACCGCGCCTTCTTCGAGCCGGGCGTGGACGGCTGGCCCGACCACGCCTGCCGCGGCTGCTCGATGATCGCCGACCACGTCGGGCACCTCGCCCACCTGAACGCTCGCGATACCACCCTGGTGTTCGCCTCGCGGGCGGCCCAGCCCGACATCGCGCGGCTGAAGGCGCGAATGGGTTGGCGGATGCCCTGGTACACGCTGACCGACGATTTCGACGCCGACTTCGGCGTGGACCAATGGCACGGCACCAACGCGTTCATCCACGACGGTGAGCGGGTGTATCGGACGTACTTCATCAACAACCGCGGCGACGAAGCGCTGGGCAACACCTGGAGCTACCTCGACATGACCGCGCTCGGGCGCCAGGAGAATTGGGAGGACTCGCCGGACGGGTACCCGCAGACCCCGCCCTACGAGTGGTGGGAATGGCACGACGCATACGGCGAGCGCACCCCGTCGCGGTGGTTCGGCGAGCCCGATCCCGACGACCCGAACGACCCGCGTCCGCCGCGCGGCGGCTGAATCGAGTCGAAGCGCATTTGGCTTTTACGGCCCCGAATAACACGAATGCGCGGTAGCCGTCCGACGGCTACGCGCGCAATATTCGGCTGAGTGAATTCGGGCTATAAGATTCGGTGGTTCGCCCTGTTGACGTGATAGCCCGCCGGGAACGACTTCTCGATGACCTGCAGCTGGTGGTCCACCCTGGACTCGAGCTCGAGGACGACGCAGCTGTCGCCGACGGTCTTCGACTCCAGGACTATGTACCGCTGGCCGCAATCCATGATGGGATCACCTGAGTGCAATGTTTCGACGGGCACCAATTCCGGGCTTCCGTTTGATTCCACGCATCACACGCTAGGTCAAACTCTCGGGTGAGGGAATAGTTTCCGCGCGGACCCGGGCGTCACTGCGCCCCGGGCTGCTTGAAGAACACGCTGACGCGAGAGATCCGGCCGTCGTCGGCCCGCTCGAACAGGATGCACTCCGGCCAGACCTTGGTGACCCCGTCGATCGCGAACGCCTCGGTCAGCTCGACGTAGGACAGCCGGGTGTTCACGTGGGAAACCCGCTGCACCTCCAGCCGGTGGCCGTCCAAATTGGTCAGGACCTTGCGCAGGTAGGCGACATAGCGCTGCTTGCCCTCGACGACATCGCAGAACGGGCCCTCCCGCACCAGGCCTTCGTCGGCGATCGTCGCGGCAAGACCGTCCCAGTCGTGCGCGGCCAGGCACTCCAGATAGCGCTCGACCATTCCCGGCTCGCTCACCCTCACCACAGTAGGCGAGCGATCAGCCGCAAAACAGCTTTGCTAAAGCGCCACGCCAGCCCCGGCGGTGCGGGCGAGAATGGGGCGATGACCGCGCCCAGCCCACCGGATACGCCGCCCGCCGCCCCGAGTTGCTATCGGCATCCGGGCCGGCCGACGTACGTCCGCTGCAACCGTTGTGAGCGCTACATCTGCGGGGACTGCATGCGCAGCGCCGCGGTCGGTCAGCAGTGCGTGGAGTGCGTCCGGGCGGGCGCCCGAACCATCCGGCAACCGCGGACCCGTTTCGGCGGGCGCCAGCGCACGGAGACCCCGGTGCTCACTTACGCCCTGATCGCGATCAACGTGCTGGCCTTCGTGCTGCAGATGGCCTCGGGAAATCTGGAGAAGCAGCTCACGCTGTGGCCGCCGGCGGTCGCCGACGGCCAGTTCTACCGCTTGGTGACCTCGGCGTTTCTGCACTACGGGGCGACGCATCTGCTGTTCAACATGTGGGCCCTGTATGTGGTCGGTCCGCCGCTCGAAATGTGGTTGGGCCGACTGCGTTTCGGCACGCTCTACGCGCTGAGCGGGCTGGGCGGTTCGGTCCTGGTCTACCTGATTTCGCCGCTCGACACGGCGACGGCGGGCGCCTCGGGTGCCATCTTCGGCCTGTTCGGCGCCACTTTCGTGGTGGGTAAGCGGCTGGCCGCCGACGTCCGCTGGGTGTTGGCGGTGATCGCGATCAACCTGGTCTTCAACTTGCTGGTGCCGTTGATCAGTTCGCAACGCATCAGCTGGCAGGCGCACCTGGGTGGGTTGGTGACCGGTGGGCTGGTCGCCGCGGCCTACGTTTATCCGCCAAGGGAGCGCCGCAACATGATCCAGGCCGCGGTGACCATCGTCGTGTTGATGGTGTTCGCCGTGCTGATCTGGTGGCGCACGGGCCAGCTGCTCGCGGAGTTCTCCGCATGAGCTGGTGGCTCGCCCACGCCGAACACACGCTGACCGAGGAGGTGCCCGCACCCCCGGCAGAGGTCCGCGACTTTTATGTGGACCTGAACAACATCAAGCTCGTCCACCCGCTGATCGTGTCCGTGGAGGCGTTGTCGCACAGCGAAAACCCGGACGGTGTCGTCCACAGCTACCGCGTGCGCGACCGGATCCCGTTGGGGCCGTTCACCCTCAACAACACCTACCGGGCGAGGGTGTCGGTGACCGCGTCCGGTGACGTGCTGACCGAGGCCGACCAGTCGCCGGGGGTTCGCCTGCGCGGGACCGTCAGCTTCGAGCCCGTCCCGGCCGGCACGCGGGTCACCGAACGCATCCGGATCGCCGCGCCCCGGCCGCTGGCCCGGATCACCACGCGCGAAGCCGTCAAGGCGCACATTGCCATGCTGGGCGGTATCCGGAGTCACTTCGAGACCCGATGATCGGCGCGGCGTCCACACCGAGCTCCACCTGCCGTCTTCGCGGTTACCGGTCCGCGAAGTCGATGATTCCGCGGATGTTGCGGCCCTCACGCAGGTCCACGAACGCCTCGTTGATCTGGTCCAGCCGATAGTGGCGGGTGACCAGCTCGTCGAGTTTCACTGCGCCCGCCTGATACATCGACAACAGCAACGGCACGCTCGTGCGCGGATTCATCCCGCCGTAGAGCGCTCCCTTGAGCTGTTTGGAGGACAGCACCATCTCCTGCAGGATCAGCGGAACCACAGGCTCGGTATAGGGGGTGATGCCGGTGACCACGCATGTCCCACCCTTGCGAAGCAGCCGCATGGCCAACGGGATCAGGTCCACGTGCACGACGCCGGCGGTCACGATGACGCGGTCGGCCATCACCCCGGCGGTGATGTCGGCCACCAGCGGTATCGACTCCTCAGCGGAGACGGCACTGTGTGTGGCGCCGAAGATCTTGGCCGAATCCCGCTTGGAATCAATCGGATCCACTGCAACGACATAGGTCGCACCGGCCGCGCGGGCGCCTTGCAGCGCATTCATCCCGACACCACCGGTACCGATCACGACGACCGTGTCACCGGGCTCGGTGCCCGCCGAAATCGTTGCGGAGCCCCAGCCGGTGCTGACTCCGCAGGAAACGAGTGAGGCGGCATGAAAGGGGATCGCGTCGTCGATCTTGATGACGGACCTTTCTGTCAGCACCGCGTATTCGGCGAACGTGCCGAGTTGACCGTAAGCCATCAGGTTTTCGTCGCCGAGGTGCCGTCGGCACGTTCCGTCGGTGGGCATCTCCCTCGAGAACAAGCTCGCGCCGGCGTCGCAGATGTAGCTCTGACCGTTCACGCAAAACCGGCAATTGCCGCACGCGGGAATGAACGACATCGCCACGCGATCCCCGGGTTGCACCGTCGTGACGCCGGGCCCGATCTCTTCGATGACGCCCGCGCCCTCGTGCCCACCGAGCATCGGGAACCAGTCCGGCTCAGGGATACCGGTGGATGCGCGCACCTCGGGCGTGGGCAACACGTCGCCGGTGACAAGGTGGTCGTCGGAGTGGCAGATGCCGGCGACGGCCATCCGCACCAGGACCTCACCGGCGTGGGGCGGATCGAGATCGACCTCGCGGACCTCCCAGTCCGCACCGACCCCGCGCAGCACTGCGGCACGACACTTCATTGCGACCTCCTGGGTAGCTTCACCGCGCGATCCACTCCGACGTCAACGCGAACTCCGACAGATACTTCGTCGAACTCCATCCGCCGTCGACGACG contains:
- a CDS encoding NDMA-dependent alcohol dehydrogenase, which gives rise to MKCRAAVLRGVGADWEVREVDLDPPHAGEVLVRMAVAGICHSDDHLVTGDVLPTPEVRASTGIPEPDWFPMLGGHEGAGVIEEIGPGVTTVQPGDRVAMSFIPACGNCRFCVNGQSYICDAGASLFSREMPTDGTCRRHLGDENLMAYGQLGTFAEYAVLTERSVIKIDDAIPFHAASLVSCGVSTGWGSATISAGTEPGDTVVVIGTGGVGMNALQGARAAGATYVVAVDPIDSKRDSAKIFGATHSAVSAEESIPLVADITAGVMADRVIVTAGVVHVDLIPLAMRLLRKGGTCVVTGITPYTEPVVPLILQEMVLSSKQLKGALYGGMNPRTSVPLLLSMYQAGAVKLDELVTRHYRLDQINEAFVDLREGRNIRGIIDFADR
- a CDS encoding SRPBCC family protein, with translation MSWWLAHAEHTLTEEVPAPPAEVRDFYVDLNNIKLVHPLIVSVEALSHSENPDGVVHSYRVRDRIPLGPFTLNNTYRARVSVTASGDVLTEADQSPGVRLRGTVSFEPVPAGTRVTERIRIAAPRPLARITTREAVKAHIAMLGGIRSHFETR
- a CDS encoding rhomboid family intramembrane serine protease — encoded protein: MTAPSPPDTPPAAPSCYRHPGRPTYVRCNRCERYICGDCMRSAAVGQQCVECVRAGARTIRQPRTRFGGRQRTETPVLTYALIAINVLAFVLQMASGNLEKQLTLWPPAVADGQFYRLVTSAFLHYGATHLLFNMWALYVVGPPLEMWLGRLRFGTLYALSGLGGSVLVYLISPLDTATAGASGAIFGLFGATFVVGKRLAADVRWVLAVIAINLVFNLLVPLISSQRISWQAHLGGLVTGGLVAAAYVYPPRERRNMIQAAVTIVVLMVFAVLIWWRTGQLLAEFSA
- a CDS encoding nuclear transport factor 2 family protein, which encodes MVERYLECLAAHDWDGLAATIADEGLVREGPFCDVVEGKQRYVAYLRKVLTNLDGHRLEVQRVSHVNTRLSYVELTEAFAIDGVTKVWPECILFERADDGRISRVSVFFKQPGAQ
- a CDS encoding SDR family oxidoreductase, whose product is MNQPNGTAGLAGTTAIVTGASRGFGRAIAGALAGAGAQVVGVARTRSGLDDARDELGDAFVPVAADAADPVTAQRLIDEYRPQTLVLSAGAAPHMSPLQEQSWDSFSQNWNVDVAQAFHWSRHALRRPLAPGSSVIVMSSGAAVAGSPLSGGYAGAKAAVRFIASYAAVESQRAGLGIRFVSVLPRLTPATDLGARAVAAYAERQGVDVGAFVRASGPALSPEQVGRAVLAIAEGEPDGGDAYLLTSTGLSAVA
- a CDS encoding DUF899 domain-containing protein, whose protein sequence is MKTPPIVSARDWVAARERLLVKEKEVMRAHDALAAARRRMPWLAVDKAYAFEGPEGRVNLPELFAGRRQLVVYRAFFEPGVDGWPDHACRGCSMIADHVGHLAHLNARDTTLVFASRAAQPDIARLKARMGWRMPWYTLTDDFDADFGVDQWHGTNAFIHDGERVYRTYFINNRGDEALGNTWSYLDMTALGRQENWEDSPDGYPQTPPYEWWEWHDAYGERTPSRWFGEPDPDDPNDPRPPRGG